Below is a window of Tolypothrix bouteillei VB521301 DNA.
GTGTGATGATATTGGCGTGCAAGCAGCAAAGACGGGAATGTTACTGAATAAGGAAATTATTGCTGCTGTTGCAGAACTTGTGGAAGTTTTGCAAATTCCCAACTTGGTCGTCGATCCAGTTATGGTATCCCGTACAGGAGCTCAGTTACTAGATGATGATGCTGTAAAGAATCTCCGCAATCTTTTAATTCCTAAAGCAGCACTTGTAACACCAAATCGCTATGAAGCCCAAATTTTAAGTGGTTTTCCCATTAATTCCCTAGATGACATGAGGGCTGCATCTCAAATCATTCACCGCAATACAGGTGTGAAGGTCGTTTTAGTAAAGGGTGGCGGTATGCAAGGTAGTCTGTGTGGAGTAGATGTTTGGTTCGACGGACATCATATGGAAACTTTAACAACCAAACACGTTGAGACGAAAAATACTCACGGTACTGGTTGTACCCTTTCAGCAGCGATCGCCGCCAATTTGGCTCTTGGAAAGGACTTGATAACAGCAGTCAAGCAAGCAAAGGAGTATGTTACCACTGCACTGTCATACTCGCTGGCTATTGGCAAAGGTCAAGGTCCTGTGGGACACTTTTTTCCTTTATTAATTAAGTAGGGAATTGGGGACAACAGAGAGGGGACAAGGAGGACAAAGTAGACAAAAAGGAAGAAATTTCTACCTTGTCTTCCTTGTCTACCCACTCTCCCTTGTCCCCCTCGTCCCCAGTCCCCAATTTCCTTGTGTATTTAGTCACAAAACTGTACATTAAGATTCTTCTCCTTAAGGGCATTTTTCCATTACTCTTAAGCTTAGTTTCTGAGGCTGAGTATCTTCGATCGCAGTCTCTTATTGTTCAATTACATTAAATTGTGATAAGAATCCTCTAATGCGTGCAACGACAGGTTCCGTTAACAACACACCATCAAGTGCAACCACTCCAAGTTACTCCCCCTCTGTACCCCTTTCCGTGTACCGAGATTTGACTTCTGAGTTGCACGCTGTTCGGGCAAATCTAGATTCTCTTTCAGCCCAGAATCAACAACTCGTGCAAGAGAATGAGTTACTTCGACAGGAAATTTCTAAAGCTGTTGAGTCTATCTTGCATTTGCAAAAACTGGTTGATTCTCAGCCTAAAGTTAGTTACTATCAAGCTCCTCCACCATCTTCTCACGATTCAAAACCTCACGCAAAAAGACAGATGGCGCAACATAATGCCAAGAAGCAAGTTGTTCGCCCGCGTCCTCTTGTCGTTACAAATGAAGTAGAAGTTGATATTCCGACTCCACAATCCGTCTATGTAGAAGAGCAGGAAGCAAGCTATTATCTTCAGGATGAACCAGAACCTTCACAACTTAATAGCTGGTGGTTTATAGTAGCTATCTTGTTCATTATTGTTATGGGTTTTGGTGCTGGTTATTTAATTGTACGTCCCTTGCTGGGACAACATACTCGTTAAGAATGCTTTCATAACCCTAACTAATGACTGTGTTGTGTTAAATAATACCAATTTGAACCCAGAACGTAACAGAGAGTAGGGTGAGATGAATCCAGATCGGGCTTTCTCAATCCAAAATCTAGAGTCTAAAATCCAAAATGGTATAAGCTACAAACAAATAAAAATCGCTCGTCAAAGTCAGAGAATCTGCTTAGATAGAATACGTACAACTTTAGGAGAAAAAAATGAAGAAAGTTGAGGCTATTATTCGTCCCTTCAAGCTTGATGAGGTGAAAATTGCTTTGGTCAATGCTGGTATAGTTGGGATGACAGTTTCTGAAGTACGAGGTTTTGGACGGCAGAAGGGTCAAACCGAACGCTATCGGGGTTCTGAGTACACTGTAGAGTTTTTGCAAAAACTTAAAGTGGAAATTGTTGTTGAAGATAACCAGGTAGACATGGTTGTAGATAAAATTATTGCAGCTGCTCGTACTGGCGAAATTGGTGATGGTAAAATCTTTATCTCGCCAGTCGAACAAGTGGTGCGAATTCGTACTGGCGAAAAAAATACAGAAGCAGTATAAGGGGTTCGCTAACGGCTAATGGCTAATGGTGAGACTAGCCCTGTAGGCGGTGAGTCCAGTGCTGCAGGCGGGTTTCCCGCCGTAGGCAACTGGCGTATAGCCCTTGCGGGCATAGCCTGCGGCATCGCGGAGCGTCTCCGCTCCTGAGATACCCGAAGGGGTCTCCCGCCGTAGGGGACTAGCGTATAGCCCTTGCGGGCATAGCCTGCGGCATCGCGGAGCGTCTCCGCTCCTGAGATACCCGAAGGGCAATTAGCTATTAGCTATTAGCTATTAGCTATTAGCTATTGTCTCTAACTTTTGAAGTAAAGTATCAAACGCTTTACCTCTATGACTGATCGAACGCTTCATTTCTGGTGTCATCTCTGCATAGGTTAATTGCATCTGAGGAACATAAAAAACTGGATCGTAGCCGAAGCCACCAGTACCACGAGGTTCATAAAGAATTTCCCCGTGACATATGCCTTCTGTTTGTAAAGCAATAGTACCATCCGGACGGGCGATCGCAATGGCACAAACAAACTGAGCTTCCCGATTTGGTGTATCGCCTAATTCTCTCAATAATCTGGCAATGCGATCGCTATCGGTTGTTCCATAACGAGCAGAATACACTCCAGGCGCACCGTTTAAAGCGTCTACTTGCAAGCCAGAATCATCGGCTATTGCCCAATTTCCTGTGGCTTTTGCGACTTGAGATGCTTTTAAACAAGCATTGGCTGCAAATGTTTCTCCCGTTTCTTCTACTTCTAATTCTTGCGGTTTAAGGGTTAATTCCCAATTAGCATTAGCCAGGTAAGCTTGCATTTCGCGCAATTTTCCTGGATTTCCTGTTGCTACAACAAGTAATGTCATAAATGATGAATTATAAATGATGAATTATGAATTAAAAATTAGCACAATTCATCATTCATCATTCATCATTCATACTTTATTCCGCCCAATCTTTTGCCCAAGCAAGAGTTTGATGCACTTGTTCGAGGGTAGGGGCTTCGCAATACAGACGCAAAACTGGTTCGGTTCCGCTAAAACGAATCATTAACCAACTGTTATCGGCTAAGCGGAATTTGTAACCATCTATGGTTTGGCAATCAATAACTGATTTTCCGGCAATTTCCGTCAGAGGTTGGGTTTGTAGTTGTTCTAGAAGACGCGATCGCACTTCCATGCTAGACAATGGTAAATCGATGCGATCGTATGCGGAAGTAAAGCTGGTTTGTTCCTGTAGGTGACGGTAATAGTCACCCAGATCTAGCCCTGATTCCACAATGGCTTCTAGTACATACAATGCTGAAAGCAGTGCATCTCGTTCGGGAATGTGACTTCCGTAGCCAATTCCTCCGGACTCTTCTCCACCCAACAGCACCTCTGCTTCTAGCATTCTATCGGCAATGTACTTGTAACCTACTGGTGTTTCAAATACTGACAAATTATAAAGAGCCGCTAAGCGAGGAATCAAATCAGATCCACTTACGGTTTTGACGATTTCACCTTTAAAACTGCGTCTTAAAGTCAAATGGTCAATGAGTATGGGGACTAATACTTGCGAACTGAGAAAATTTCCTTCTCCATCTACGGCTGCAATGCGATCGCTGTCTCCATCAAATACCAAACCGACCGTTAAACTAGAGGGAGTGATTTCTCGATGATGGCGCATCACCTCAAACAAGTGTGAAAGGTATTTAGGCAGAGGTTCTGGCGCACCTCCTTCAAACAGAGGATCGCGATTGCTGTTAATCTCTTTTACTTCATTGCCAAGTAGCATTGCCAACCCACCTGCGGCGGCTCCATGCATCACGTCGCCAAATACCGTCAGTTTCCCTGAAGAAATCGCATCACGAATTTTAGTAATATTAACTTTGCCTTCTAACGCGTCACAGTAACTTTGCCAAGGATTAAAGTGTTCTATTTTACCTGGTTTTGATACTGGTGGTATTTCTTGAGTTAACAGTGCTTCTATTTGTTTTGTCACTTCAGGGGGTACAGAACCACCGAAGGCGCTTTTCACTTTTAAGCCCAAATATTTTCCAGGATTGTGACTTGCAGTAATTACCAATGCCCCTAACGCATTTTGTTGCTTTGCTGCCCAACTAAAAGCCGGGGTTGGAGCATAAGTGTCTGTCAGTAGCACATCGAACCCAGATGCTGATACAACCTCAGCAACTTTACGAGCAAAGTCTTCTGCCATAAAGCGTCTGTCGTGTCCCACAACGATTTTACGGCTACCTACTTTTTCTCCATATGTATCAAATAAAACTTTTGCAGCTATCGGCGCAACTAGAGCTACGCGTTCAAAGGTGAACTCATCTGCAATGACGCCACGCCAGCCATCTGTCCCAAACTTGATTGAGTTAGTTGCAACTCGCATCGAGGTATCCCAACTTCCTAACATCGGATTGTAACATTTACATAGGGCACCCGGTAGTAAACGAACACATTGTTTCAATAAATACAATGCATCACTAGACTGTTATGACACAAAGTGTACCAGATTTGTTCCCTATTGAGTAGCAATTGAGGAGTGAAAGATTACCCATTTCCCAATCCCCTGCTATGCAAAATTATCAGTTGCTTCGATCAAAGCACTGAGAATTCCCGGTTCAGTCATGGAATGTCCCGCATCAGGAACAACAATAAATTCTGCTTCCGGCCATGCACGATGCAATTCCCAAGCTGATATCATTGGACACACAACATCATATCGTCCTTGAACGATGACTGTCGGAATATGACGTATGCGATGGACATTTGCAAGCAAGCGATCGTCTGTTTCAAAAAATCCTTTATTAATAAAGTAATGACACTCAATTCGTGCAAACGCCTCTGCGAAAACACTCTCTCCAAACTTTGCCTTCAGTTCTGTATCTGGAAACAATCTGCTTGTACTGGCTTCCCAAATTGACCAAGCACGCGCTGCTTGCAATCGAGTATTCATATCTGGGCTGGTCAAGCGTTTGTAATAAGCTGTGAGTAAATCATCACGTTCATCAAATGGAATTGGTTTTAAATATTCTTCCCAAGCATCAGGAAAAATATAACTAGCCCCCTCTTGATAGAACCATTGCAATTCTTTTTGCCGCAGCATAAATATGCCACGCAAAATCAGCCCCGCACACTGACAGGGATGGGTTTGGCTGTAGGCTAATGCTAAAGCACTCCCCCAGCTACCACCAAACACAACCCACTTTTCGATATTTAAATGCGCTCTTAGTTTTTCAATATCACTCACTAAATCCCACGTTGTGTTTTCTCGTAGTTCTGCATGGGGAGTGCTTTGACCGCAACCCCGTTGGTCAAACATAATCAGACGCCATTTTTCTGGATTAAAATATTGTCGGTAGAAAGGCGGACATCCACCACCCGGTCCGCCATGTAGCAAAACAATAGGTTTACCTTGCGGGTTTCCTGACTCCTCAAAATGGATAGTATGCAAGTCAGAAACCTTAAGACTGCTTTCCTTGTAAGGTTCTATAGGTGGATATAGTTTTTTCATGCTGCTTGTGTTACCGCCTTTCATAATGCAATTATGCAGTTTAAAGCAGTTCAAGTACTAACATAAAGAAAAAAATCGGTTTCTTCATTTATCCAAGCTACAGGTTGATTGTAGAGTGCGGGTCAGCCCAATATTAACGTGAGTTCGACGGATTTGAAGCGCCAAAATCTTTGTGAATATTAAAGCCCGCCTACGCGGGCTTTGTTTGTATAGCCGAGGCAGCGAGCGCGTTGCGGTGAGCAGTGCGGTCTTGGGCTTTGCCCAAGAGGAGCAACTGCTCTGGGTTCCCACCGTTGTAGCGCCTGCCGTCCACATTTCTAATGTGAGGGAATTTTAAGTGCCACCTATAGAATTGGTTTAGGGTAAAAGGAGTTGGAAAACCGGATTTGGTATAAGTGAGAACTGCAATAACCTGCTCAAAACAAAGCCCCCTTCCTTAGTTTTAGGAAGAGGGCTTAGTTGTAAAAATCAACCTGGCACCGAGCTATTTTAGCAGGCGGCAACCCGCCAACTATCGTCGCCGCATCAATGTTTCACAACTGAGTTCGGGATGGAATCAGAGTGGGACCACTGAGCCATAGGCACCAGGAATGAATGATGAATGATGAATTATGAATGATGAACTTCATCAAAAGGAAGGCTCATCGTGGAATTCAAAACCCTGAAGACTGCACAGAAAAGCGAAACAAGTGTGAATTGTGAATTGAAGAAGATTGTCATCATTCATCATTCAGAATTCATCATTGAGATGAGGTCAAGACCTCGGTCTGTTAGGACAACTTGGCTAAGTACATTACTGCACGTACACCGACTGCCTATGAACAGGTGTTCTACCTGTGACCTTACCTACTTGTAGTAGTCAGAGCACTCATCTTGAGGTGGGCTTCCCACTTAGATGCTTTCAGCGGTTATCCGCTCCGCACTTGGCTACCCAGCGTCTACCACGGGCGTGATAACTGGTACACCAGCGGTGCGTTCCTCCCGGTCCTCTCGTACTAAGGAGGACTCCTCTCAATGCTCTTGCGCCTGCACCGGATATGGACCGAACTGTCTCACGACGTTCTGAACCCAGCTCACGTACCGCTTTAATGGGCGAACAGCCCAACCCTTGGGACGTACTTCCGCCCCAGGTTGCGATGAGCCGACATCGAGGTGCCAAACCTCCCCGTCGATGTGGACTCTTGGGGGAGATCAGCCTGTTATCCCTAGAGTAACTTTTATCCGTTGAGCGACGGCCATTCCATACTGCGCCGTCGGATCACTAAGACCGTGTTTCCACCCTGTTCGAGTTGTAGCTCTTACAGTCAAGCTCCCTTATTGCCTTTACACTCAACGCACGGTTTCCAAGCGTGCTGAGGGAACCTTTGTGCGCCTCCGTTACCTTTTAGGAGGCGACCGCCCCAGTCAAACTGCCCATCTGAAACTGTCTCCCGATTGGATAGACAATCGTGGGTTAGAATCCTAGCTTCGCCAGAGTGGTATCTCACCGTTGGCTCGGTATCCCCCACAAGGGATACTTCAGTGCCTCCCACCTATCCTGCGCAAGCCAAGCCCGGACCCAATTCCAGACTACAGTAAAGCTTCATAGGGTCTTTCTGTCCTGGTGCAGGTAGTCCGTATCTTCACAGACATTCCTATTTCGCCGAGTCTCTCTCTGAGACACCATCCAGATCGTTACGCCTTTCGTGCGGGTCGGAACTTACCCGACAAGGAATTTCGCTACCTTAGGACCGTTATAGTTACGGCCGCCGTTCACCGGGGCTTCAGTCGTCAGCTTTAGGGTTTCCCCCTGACCAACTTCCTTAACCTTCCGGCACTGGGCAGGCGTCAGCCCCCATACTTCCAATTGCTTGTTTGCGGAGACCTGTGTTTTTGGTAAACAGTCGCCTGGATCTCTTCACTGCGACCCACTTGCGTGGGCACCCCTTCTTCCGAAGTTACGGGGCCATTTTGCCGAGTTCCTTAGAGAGAGTTATCTCGCGCCCCTGAGTTTTCTCAACTTCCCCACCTGTGTCGGTTTCGAGTACGGGTTTGATGTTTTCATCACCAACGTAGCTTTTCTTGGCACTATCATTTACAACTCGGCATCCTTAGACACCTCCCAATCCATTCAGGGCGTTGCTATCTTTCATGCGTCTTACGTTGACTCCCACATCAAAGTGAGGGATTGTTCACCCTCTGTCCATCGACTACGCCTTTCGGCCTCGCCTTAGGTCCCGACTAACCCAGAGTGGACGAACCTGCCTCTGGAACCCTTGGGGTTTCGGGGCTAGGGATTCTTACCCTAGTTTGCGCTACTCAAGCCGACATTCTCACTTCCGTCTCGTCCACAGCTGCTTGCCGCTACTGCTTCTACCTACCACGGAACGCTCCCCTACCAGTTAACAATCTCATCACTTAGCATGCAACCTTCTGGAGCGGAGCGAGGGAGTGAAGGAGGGAGGGAGGGAGGGAGGAACTATTCTTCGTTCCCTCACTCTCTCACTCTCTCACTCTCTCCCTCTGTCTTCCAAAAGAGGCTGTATGCTAAATGATGGCTTGCTAAATCCACAGCTTCGGTACATCGCTTAGTCCCATTCATTTTCGGCGCAGGAGCGCTTGACCAGTGAGCTATTACGCACTCTTTCAAGGATGGCTGCTTCTAGGCAAACCTCCTGGTTGTCTTTGCACTCCCACCTCCTTTGCCACTTAGCGATGATTTCGGGACCTTAGCTGGTGGTCTGGGCTGTTTCCCTCTTGACGATGAAGCTTATCCCCCACCGTCTCACTGGTAACTCTCCACTGAGTATTCAGAGTTTATCTCGATTTGGTACCGGTCTCCCAGCCCGCACCGAAATAGTGCTTTACCCCTCAGTTTTTCCGTTACCGCTGCGCCTCAACACATTTCGGGGAGAACCAGCTAGCTCCGAGTTCGATTGGCATTTCACCCCTAACCACACCTCATCCGCCGATTTTTCAACATCGGTCGGTTCGGACCTCCACTTGGTGTTACCCAAGCTTCATCCTGGACATGGTTAGATCACCCGGGTTCGGGTCTATAAATACTGATAACGCGCCCTTTTCAGACTCGCTTTCGCTTTGGCTTCGTCAACAAACTTAACCTACCAGTACCTATAACTCGCCGGCTCATTCTTCAACAGGCACGCGGTCATCCGTTGAATCGGACTCCCACTGCTTGTAGGCTCACGGTTTCATGTTCTATTTCACTCCCCTCAACGGGGTTCTTTTCACCTTTCCCTCGCGGTACTTGTTCGCTATCGGTCACACAGTAGTATTTAGCCTTACGAGATGGTCCTCGCTGATTCACATGGGATTCCTCGTGCCCCATGCTACTCGGGATTCAGCTACTATCCTTAAGCTTTCGACTACAGGACTTTCACCTTCTTTGGTGCAGTATTTCGCTGCTTCGCCTAACCGCTAGATTCGATTTCGCTGTCCCACTACCCCAAAATGCATGCACTTTGGTTTAGGCTCTTCCCCTTTCGCTCACCACTACTGAGGGAATCTCTATTGATTTCTTTTCCTCCAGCTACTAAGATGTTTCAATTCACTGGGTTCGCTCTTTCGTTATTGGGTTGCCCCATTCGGACATCTCCGGCTCACTGCATGCTTCCTGCTCCCCGGAGCTTTTCGTTGGTAACCACGTCCTTCTTCGCCTCTGTGTGCCTAGGTATCCACCATGAGCCCTTCTTCTCTTGACCACTATTGCTGAATGCTAACTGCTCATCGCTAATTTCCATTAGCCATTAGCTATTAGCTTTTCGCTTTTAGTTACTTTCGCTTTTCTATGCAGTTTTCAAGGTTCTGGCTGGAACATTTCCAGCAGTCTTGTTCCCTTGCGGTTTCAAGTTGCTGAATTTCTTCTATTGATAAGTGCCCAAATCATCAATGCTTTGGCATTTTTTTCCGAACCCACACTAGTTTGAAAGCCAATTTTCTTTACCTCGCACGACCTAGGATTTCTGAATTATGAATTCTGAATTATGAAGTGTGAATTTTCTACTTTTCATCATTCATCTAACATCATTCATAATTGAGTTGGTCTCCCTAAAAGGAGGTGATCCAGCCACACCTTCCGGTACGGCTACCTTGTTACGACTTCACCCCAGTCACCAGTCCTGCCTTCGGCATCCTCCTCCACGAATGGTTAGAGTAACGACTTCGGGCACTACCAGCTTCCATGGTGTGACGGGCGGTGTGTACAAGGCCCGGGAACGAATTCACTGCAGTATGCTGACCTGCAATTACTAGCGATTCCACCTTCACGCAGGCGAGTTGCAGCCTGCGATCTGAACTGAGCCGTGGTTTGTGAGATTTGCTTGCTATCACTAGCTTGCTGCCCTCTGTCCACAGCATTGTAGTACGTGTGTAGCCCAGGACGTAAGGGGCATGCTGACTTGACGTCATCCCCACCTTCCTCCGGTTTGTCACCGGCAGTCTTCTTAGAGTTCCCAACTTAATGATGGCAACTAAGTACGAGGGTTGCGCTCGTTGCGGGACTTAACCCAACATCTCACGACACGAGCTGACGACAGCCATGCACCACCTGTGTTCGCGCTCCCTAAGGCACTCCCAACTTTCATCGGGATTCGCGACATGTCAAGCCCTGGTAAGGTTCTTCGCGTTGCATCGAATTAAACCACATACTCCACCGCTTGTGCGGGCCCCCGTCAATTCCTTTGAGTTTCACACTTGCGTGCGTACTCCCCAGGCGGGATACTTAACGCGTTGGCTCCGGCACTACGCGGGTCGATACGCGTAACGCCTAGTATCCATCGTTTACGGCTAGGACTACTGGGGTATCTAATCCCATTCGCTCCCCTAGCTTTCGTCCCTCAGTGTCAGTTATGGTCCAGCAGAGCGCTTTCGCCACCGGTGTTCTTCCCGATCTCTACGCATTTCACCGCTACACCGGGAATTCCCTCTACCCCTACCATACTCCAGTCTCTCAGTTTCCACTGCCTTTATCTAGTTAAGCCAGACGCTTTGACAGCAGACTTGATAAACCACCTGCGGACGCTTTACGCCCAATCATTCCGGATAACGCTTGCATCCTCCGTATTACCGCGGCTGCTGGCACGGAGTTAGCCGATGCTTATTCCTCAGGTACCTTCAACTTATTATTCCCTGAGAAAAGAGGTTTACAACCCAAGAGCCTTCCTCCCTCACGCGGTATTGCTCCGTCAGGCTTTCGCCCATTGCGGAAAATTCCCCACTGCTGCCTCCCGTAGGAGTCTGGACCGTGTCTCAGTTCCAGTGTGGCTGATCGTCCTCTCAGACCAGCTACCGATCGCCGTCTTGGTGCGCTCTTACCACACCAACTAACTAATCGGACGCGAGCTCATCTCCAGGCAGCTAGCCTTTCACCCATGGGCACATCCGGTATTAGCAGCCGTTTCCAACTGTTGTCCCGGACCTGAAGCCAGATTCTCACGCGTTACTCACCCGTCCGCCACTATCTCCGAAGAGACCGTTCGACTTGCATGTGTTAAGCATACCGCCAGCGTTCATCCTGAGCCAGGATCAAACTCTCCGTTTTGAAGTGTTCTTGCTCCGACACACCCTAGTGCGTCCGAGCCTCTTGGCTTATTATTTTTCTTTTGTGAGCGGGTAACAAACCGCCACTTAATTTTTTGACGAGGTCTTTAATTG
It encodes the following:
- a CDS encoding phosphoglucomutase/phosphomannomutase family protein, translated to MRVATNSIKFGTDGWRGVIADEFTFERVALVAPIAAKVLFDTYGEKVGSRKIVVGHDRRFMAEDFARKVAEVVSASGFDVLLTDTYAPTPAFSWAAKQQNALGALVITASHNPGKYLGLKVKSAFGGSVPPEVTKQIEALLTQEIPPVSKPGKIEHFNPWQSYCDALEGKVNITKIRDAISSGKLTVFGDVMHGAAAGGLAMLLGNEVKEINSNRDPLFEGGAPEPLPKYLSHLFEVMRHHREITPSSLTVGLVFDGDSDRIAAVDGEGNFLSSQVLVPILIDHLTLRRSFKGEIVKTVSGSDLIPRLAALYNLSVFETPVGYKYIADRMLEAEVLLGGEESGGIGYGSHIPERDALLSALYVLEAIVESGLDLGDYYRHLQEQTSFTSAYDRIDLPLSSMEVRSRLLEQLQTQPLTEIAGKSVIDCQTIDGYKFRLADNSWLMIRFSGTEPVLRLYCEAPTLEQVHQTLAWAKDWAE
- the pip gene encoding prolyl aminopeptidase, which gives rise to MKKLYPPIEPYKESSLKVSDLHTIHFEESGNPQGKPIVLLHGGPGGGCPPFYRQYFNPEKWRLIMFDQRGCGQSTPHAELRENTTWDLVSDIEKLRAHLNIEKWVVFGGSWGSALALAYSQTHPCQCAGLILRGIFMLRQKELQWFYQEGASYIFPDAWEEYLKPIPFDERDDLLTAYYKRLTSPDMNTRLQAARAWSIWEASTSRLFPDTELKAKFGESVFAEAFARIECHYFINKGFFETDDRLLANVHRIRHIPTVIVQGRYDVVCPMISAWELHRAWPEAEFIVVPDAGHSMTEPGILSALIEATDNFA
- a CDS encoding P-II family nitrogen regulator, which gives rise to MKKVEAIIRPFKLDEVKIALVNAGIVGMTVSEVRGFGRQKGQTERYRGSEYTVEFLQKLKVEIVVEDNQVDMVVDKIIAAARTGEIGDGKIFISPVEQVVRIRTGEKNTEAV
- the thiD gene encoding bifunctional hydroxymethylpyrimidine kinase/phosphomethylpyrimidine kinase, translating into MDTSISPTIPVALTIAGSDSGGGAGIQADLRTFAFHCVHGTSAITCVTAQNTLGVMGVEAIPPQAVVAQINAVCDDIGVQAAKTGMLLNKEIIAAVAELVEVLQIPNLVVDPVMVSRTGAQLLDDDAVKNLRNLLIPKAALVTPNRYEAQILSGFPINSLDDMRAASQIIHRNTGVKVVLVKGGGMQGSLCGVDVWFDGHHMETLTTKHVETKNTHGTGCTLSAAIAANLALGKDLITAVKQAKEYVTTALSYSLAIGKGQGPVGHFFPLLIK
- the rdgB gene encoding RdgB/HAM1 family non-canonical purine NTP pyrophosphatase; this encodes MTLLVVATGNPGKLREMQAYLANANWELTLKPQELEVEETGETFAANACLKASQVAKATGNWAIADDSGLQVDALNGAPGVYSARYGTTDSDRIARLLRELGDTPNREAQFVCAIAIARPDGTIALQTEGICHGEILYEPRGTGGFGYDPVFYVPQMQLTYAEMTPEMKRSISHRGKAFDTLLQKLETIANS